The DNA sequence TCCACCTGATGCGCCCCATGGCGGACGGACCGCCCATGCCCCTACCGGGTGGGGCAAATAGTGGCTCCGGTGCGGGTAACCTGGGCAGGAACCGGTCAAAGCCCTATGCAGAGCGGGCTCGCTGATCCATACTCCTACCCATCACATAGCGTCCGTCGGGGGGGCGACTAGTGGGGATTCGCAGTCATGAGCACGGAAACACTGGGGACCGGGATCGCCCTCACGCGCATCCTCATCGTTGACGACCACACCACCTTCGCCGAGCTTCTCGCCGGCGCACTCGAGCGAGAACCTGACCTCGCTGGAGTCGGCTGCGCCGCCACGGCCCAGTCCGGCGTCGAGCAGTTCCTCGAGACGGCGCCCGACGTCGTGGTGCTGGACTACCACCTGCCCGACGGCGACGGGCTCGGCGTGGCCGAGCAGATCCTCGCCATGTCCACCACCGCGCGGGTGGTCATGCTCACCGGCGACCCCACTCCCGGCGTCCTCGAGCGGGCCGCCGCTCTGGGGGTCTGCGCGTTCCTGCCCAAGGACGGCTCCCTCGCGACGATGCTCGACACCCTTCGCCACGCCCGTCGCGGCAGCATGGTGGTGCACCCCTCGCTCCTCGCGCAGCTCGGCGCCCGCCGGGCACCGACCGGCGGGGTGCCCGTGCCCACGCTCACCCAGCGCGAGCTCGAGGTGCTCCGGCTCATGGCGACCGGCAAGGACGTCCGCGGCAACGCCAAGGCGCTGGGCATCTCCCTCAACACGTGCCGCGGGTACGTCAAGTCCATCCTCGCCAAGCTGGGGGCGCACTCCCAGCTCGAGGCAGTGGTGACCGCGACGCACATGGGTCTGCTGGCCGGCCGCTGACATGGCCCGGCCCGTCGAGCGCGAGCCGAGGTGGCGAAGGGACGAGAAGGAGGACAGGTCCGAGGTCCGGGCCGCGGTCCAGCACTTCACCGCACTCGGGCTCCTCACATTTCTCGTCGTCACCGTCCCGATCACCTTGTGGCTGCGCCACGAGGCCGAGGTCGAGGCGCTCGACGACGCCGTCGGGATCACCGAGCGGCTCGCCCAGTTCGCCGTGGCGCCCCTCGTCACCGAGTCGCTCCTGGCCGGTGACGCGGACGCGCTCGCCCAGCTCGACCAGCGCCTCGCCCCCTGGCTGGACGACACCCTGCTGCGGGCCAAGCTGTGGGACGAGGAGGGCACGATCGTCTACTCCGACGTCGACGAGCTCATCGGTCAGAACTTCGGTCCGGACCAGTCGGCCCGCGCGATCCTCGACCCCTCCGGCTCCGACGCGACCATCGAGGTGCACGACGACGCCGAGAACGCCTTCGAGACCGAGCACGGCGAGCTCGTGGAGGTCTACGTCGAGGCGTTCACCGACGACGGGCAGCGCCTCATGTTCGAGGGGTACTACGACGGCGCCCTCGTCCGGGACGAGCAGAACCGGGTCGTCCTCGCCACCGCCCCGGCGGTCGTCGCGGCGCTCGCGGTGCTCCAGCTGGCGCTCCTCGTCCCCGCGGTCCAGCTCGCCCGGCGGCTCGAGGGGCACCAGGCGGTGCGGCGACGCCTCCTCCAGCGGGCGGTCGAGGCGTCCGACCTCGAGCGCCGCCGCATCGCCCGTGACCTCCACGACGAGGTCATCCAGGACCTCGCGGGCCTGTCCTACGCGATCGAGGGGGAGGAGCTGCGGAGCGAGCAGGAGCGCAGGCCGCTCCTCACGCGGGCACGCATCATCCTGCAGGACAACGTCCGGGCCCTGCGGGCGATGACCGCCGAGCTCTACCCGCCCGACCTCGACGAGCTCGGCCTGCCCGGCGCACTCAGCCAGCTCGTCCAGCCGCTCCTCGAGCGGGGCATGGTCGTGACCGTCGACCTGCCCGAGGAGTCCGACCTCGACCGGGAGCGCTGCGCGATGCTCTACCGCGTGGCTCGCGAGGCGCTGCGGAACGTCCTCAAGCACTCCGGCGCGGGGAGCGTGACGCTGAGCCTCAGCACGGACCCTGGCCGGGTGGTCCTGCGCGTGGGCGACGACGGAGCCGGCTTCGACCCGCGCGGCGGCGCGGCTGACGGCCACCTCGGGCTGCGGCTCATCCGGGACACGCTGGAAGAGGCGGGCGGGACCCTCGAGGTCCGCTCGGCGCCCGGCGAGGGCACCGAGGTGACCGCGGTGCTCGTCGGTGGTGCCGCGCTAGGTCCGGCTTAGCCGAGCTCGGAGAAGTCGACCGCGCCGTTCTCCGCCAGCCACGAGAGCGGCTCGACCGTGGTGAGGTTCTCGTCGACGTGCACCTCGAAGTGCAGGTGCGGGCCGGTGGAACGGCCGTTGTTGCCGACGCCCGCGATGATCTCGCCGGCCTGGACGGCCTGCCCTTCGCTGACGTAGAGGTCGTCGGCGAACATGTGGTTGTACCAGGTCTCCACCCACTGCCCGTCGACCTCGTGCTCGATGGTGATGAGCATCGAGGACCGGCCGTCCTTGCCGGGGCCGACGTACGTGACGACCCCGTCGGCGACCGAGCGGATGGGCGTGTCCAGCGGAGCCGCCATGTCTGTCCCCGTGTGCATGCCGGCGATGGGGAACGAGCGCATGCCGTAGCCGGAGGTGATGCGGTACGCCCCGGCGTCGAGGGGCATGACGACGGCCGGCTCCGGCGCGGGGGCGGGCTCCGGTGCGGGGGCCGGCTCCGGCTCGGGCTCGGGCTCGGGCTCGACGACCGCGGCGGCCGCGCCGCTCGCCCCGGTGAGGGCCTCCTCGGGCAGCTCGGCTCGCTCGCTGGCGCGTGACGCGGCGGCGACCTCGGCCCGGGCGGAGGCCGCGGGGCTGGCGACGAGCTTCGTCGGGGCCGCGCCGGTGATGGAGGCGGCGGCCTCGCGCGCGTCGAGGAAGTCCAGGATGCTCGCCTGGGCCGAGACCGAGGCGGGGGCGGCGCTCGCCGAGTCCTCCGTCGCGGGGAGACCGCCGACGGGGATGGCGATCGTCAGGACGCCCAGTGCGCCCAGGACGGCGACCCTCGGGGCCATGGTGCGGTTGCGTCGGGAAGGCGCAGCCTCGGCGGCCGGACGCAGATCGCGCCGGCTGGCGGGAGCGACGACGGGTCGGACGATCGTGAGCGTCTGATTGGCGTCCCGGTCGGCCATGAAGGCGCTTCCCCGGGCGGGGGTTGCCCCGGAGGTGCCGTGCTGGGCCGCATCGTCGACGGTGCCGGCCTCGGCCTGCGTGCGAGTCGCCTCGCGGGCCCTCTCGGCCTCACGGATCTGTCGACGGGTCAGGTGCGTGCCGTTCGGCGCAGCACTGCCTTGCATATGTAGCCTCCTCGGACGGCCCCGAGAGAGGCCCAACGTCGATCGCGGCGCACGGGCCCCCTCGCGGCGCCCGACTGAAGATAACGAAACCATAACGGGCTCGAGTTGCGAAAATCTAGCCCCAATGACTGTGGGAGCGGTCACCCGCTCGCCAGGGCCTGTGGACGGCAGTGGCGCCGGGGTCCTGTGGGACCCCGGGGCCGGCACCGCGCTGGGGCCGATCGCCTCGACGCTCGCCTCGGGCCGAAGGTCAAGACGCCGCAGCGGCTGCGCGTTGAGGGCGACCACGGTTCGAGAGCGACATGAGGAGCGGCACCGACCACCATCGGCATGCCGAAGCCCACCGGGGGCGAGGACCCCGGCCGCGAGCGGCACCGCGACGAGGTTGTAGCCGGCGGCCCACCACAGGTTCTGCTTCATCTTGCGGTGGCTCTCCCGGGAGAGGTGGATGACCGAGAGGACCGAGCGGGGGTCGTCGCTGGCGAGGATGACACCGGCGGACGCGATCGCCACGTCCGTGCCCGCCCCGATGGCGATGCCGACGTCGGCCTGGGCGAGGGCGGGGGCGTCGTTGACGCCGTCGCCCACCATGGCCACCGTGCGGCCGCCCCGCTGGAGCTCGGCGACCTTCTCGCTCTTGTTCTCGGGCCGGACCCCGGCGAGGACCTGGTCGACTCCTAGCTCGGCACCCACGGCACGGGCCACGGCCTCGGCGTCGGCCAGCGGCTCGGTGCCCCGCTCCGCCAGCAGGGCCGGTCCGCCGACCTCGATCGTGCGGCCGTCGACGGTGGCCCGGACGCCCAGGCCGGGGACGGCACGCAAGTCCCGGGCGGTCGGCACGGTCAGCGACCGGCTCGAGGCCTCGATCACGACGGCCCGGGCGAGGGGGTGCTCGCTCGCGGTCTCGGCGGCGGCGGCCAGGGCGAGGACGTCGGCCTCGTTCCGTCCGGGTGCCGCGGCGAGGTGGGGCACGGCGGGGCGGCCCTCGGTGAGGGCGGCTCACGGGTCGGGACTCGCCGGTGATCATCGACTCGTCGACGTCGGCGCTGCCCTCGACCACCTCGCCGTCGGCCGGGACGCGCCCGCCGGGGCGGACGATCACGACGTCACCGACCGCGAGCTCGGCGGGGGAGATGGTCACGATGCGGTCGCCGTCGAACCGTTCCGCCTCGTCCGGCAGCAGGGCGGCGAGGCTGTCGAGCGCCGAGGCGGCTGCCGTCCCAGTCGGACGTCGCCGTGGCGACCCTCGACGGCGGTCGGACCGTCGTGACGCTGACGGCCGACGAGGGCGTGCAGCGCTGGGCGATCTCCCCGCAGGCGCTCCTCGAGCACGCCTGCGACGTGGCGGGCCGCAACTTGACGCCGGACAAGTGCGATGACGTCGCAGGCGGGCTCACGCCGGTCGGAGGCCGGGTGCAGCTAGTCGTTCGACCGGTGGAAGTGGTCCGCGAGCACCTGGCGTGCCACCTGCTCGCCGATCTCGGCCCCGTCCTCCACGGCCGAGCGGTAGTGGATGCCGCCCCAGATGCGGGCGTCGCCCACCTCGTACTCCAGGTCCTTGACCTGGGCGAAGTGACGGTCACCGAGGCCCGTGAGGCTGGGGACGGTGAAGTCGATGTTCCGTGTTCCCAGGAAGCCGGCGATCACATCGCCCCCCGCGGGGGTGATGTGGGAGTGCGCGCTCGGGTACTCGGGATGGTTCGGCGCCCCCGGCAGCACGGATGACCACGCCGGGTCGGCGACGGTCCTGCGGTTGGCGTCGGTGTCGCCGGCCCGGATTGCGGTGACGGCCGCCAGAACGCGTAGTGGTACTTGGCGTCGAAGCAGGCGATGAGGGCGTCGGCGTAGGTCACCGAGACCATTCCCATGAACCGTGTGTGATGTCGAGCTCGTGGTCGAGCACGAACGTCCGGAACGAGCCACGGGCCTGCTGCACCGGTGCCTCGGCCCAGAGCCTGGCCGCCAGGGTCTGGTCGGCTGTCCGGGTCGTGCTCGTGCTCGAGCCGACGTCCTTGACCTCGTTGTACTCGCGTGCCCACTGGCGGCTGCGCAGCTCCGGTGGTCCGTCCGGGCGGAACTGGTCGGCGGAGTCGAGGCGGAACGGCACCATGAGGCCGGGGTAGGGACCGATCGCAGGTGAGGGCGCGGTCGGGATCCAGACGCCCGGGACCGGTGGGGTCGGCGGCGTGTAGGTGACCGGCTCCCGGAACCCGTCGTCGTCCCGCAGAGCGATCAGCTGAGCAGCGACGTCCTCGCCGACGGCGATGCCGTCGGACTTCGCCTGGCCGTCGGGGATCAGCTCCAACGACCCGGTGTACGCCGGATCGACGATCGTGGCGGCCTGCGCCGGGAGGTAGTGCACGAGGATGCCACGGGCCGCTGCGGCCACCGCCGCTTCGGCGGAGGCTCTCCTGGGCGCGTCGACCCCGACGGCAAACGGCTC is a window from the Georgenia muralis genome containing:
- a CDS encoding response regulator transcription factor, whose product is MSTETLGTGIALTRILIVDDHTTFAELLAGALEREPDLAGVGCAATAQSGVEQFLETAPDVVVLDYHLPDGDGLGVAEQILAMSTTARVVMLTGDPTPGVLERAAALGVCAFLPKDGSLATMLDTLRHARRGSMVVHPSLLAQLGARRAPTGGVPVPTLTQRELEVLRLMATGKDVRGNAKALGISLNTCRGYVKSILAKLGAHSQLEAVVTATHMGLLAGR
- a CDS encoding sensor histidine kinase — its product is MARPVEREPRWRRDEKEDRSEVRAAVQHFTALGLLTFLVVTVPITLWLRHEAEVEALDDAVGITERLAQFAVAPLVTESLLAGDADALAQLDQRLAPWLDDTLLRAKLWDEEGTIVYSDVDELIGQNFGPDQSARAILDPSGSDATIEVHDDAENAFETEHGELVEVYVEAFTDDGQRLMFEGYYDGALVRDEQNRVVLATAPAVVAALAVLQLALLVPAVQLARRLEGHQAVRRRLLQRAVEASDLERRRIARDLHDEVIQDLAGLSYAIEGEELRSEQERRPLLTRARIILQDNVRALRAMTAELYPPDLDELGLPGALSQLVQPLLERGMVVTVDLPEESDLDRERCAMLYRVAREALRNVLKHSGAGSVTLSLSTDPGRVVLRVGDDGAGFDPRGGAADGHLGLRLIRDTLEEAGGTLEVRSAPGEGTEVTAVLVGGAALGPA
- a CDS encoding peptidoglycan DD-metalloendopeptidase family protein, translated to MVSLSSVGRREGARAPRSTLGLSRGRPRRLHMQGSAAPNGTHLTRRQIREAERAREATRTQAEAGTVDDAAQHGTSGATPARGSAFMADRDANQTLTIVRPVVAPASRRDLRPAAEAAPSRRNRTMAPRVAVLGALGVLTIAIPVGGLPATEDSASAAPASVSAQASILDFLDAREAAASITGAAPTKLVASPAASARAEVAAASRASERAELPEEALTGASGAAAAVVEPEPEPEPEPAPAPEPAPAPEPAVVMPLDAGAYRITSGYGMRSFPIAGMHTGTDMAAPLDTPIRSVADGVVTYVGPGKDGRSSMLITIEHEVDGQWVETWYNHMFADDLYVSEGQAVQAGEIIAGVGNNGRSTGPHLHFEVHVDENLTTVEPLSWLAENGAVDFSELG